The genomic segment CACATTTGTATGGGCTTTGTCCACAGAGCACTTTAACAACTTAAGATGTGTAGATATGAAACAGGCTTTTCTTGATGAAGCTGTGAAAGGTTACATGGTGGCAGCTCATAGACTCTAATATATTGCAGTGGCTGTAGTTTCTGTTTATTCACTGAACCCCCTTTTTTCTAAATTCAGTTTTCACATCTCTTAATTTCTGCTTGCTGTTGTTAACCTCCAGTTAAAAGCCACAGacacactgatgtttttttaaaaaaatactgtgaTGTACAAGTCTACATTAGTTATAGTTGCCACCTTTTGtcacaggagcagcagcagacaaGAGAACGTTGCCACCTCCAGACAAAGAGAGAAATGGATGCTGGAGCAGAAAACATGGGATAATCTGTTAAAACTACACTTATGTGTAtatgggtttttgtttttaaagctgttgTTATTGCATTGTCCATTGTTAGAAAGGAATGGACACCAAATTCTGAACCCACAGTGAAACAGAGGGACAATTATGTGACAGATTGCCTTGTGCAATTTATTTTGCGGGTTTCGCGAGAAGGAGGGTGAGCccgaaagtgaaaataaaaatctagAAAAATATTTGATATATGAAGCTAAAATTTCACAATGTATGTATGTCCACATTTTAAAACTATAAAGTTTTCGTGTAAATCAGAGGTGGTTGAGCAGAAAATGTTCAGATAGTTTATTTGAGATGGAATGAACCAGTTAGACCTGAATTTGCTTGTATCCTGATAAAACGGGTTGGATCATGTGTCGGATACATTAACCTTTCCTGGAAAATGATATTCCGCAAGGGAGATTCTGTAACTCGTGTTTAGCAGGTGGatcctctgtttgtttttgggttttgttttttcttcttcagtgctTAATGACACAAACCGATTCAGTGGGGAGACATGTCCAAGCAACCTTTGACCCTTGATGTTCAGAGAGACAGGAAgtgcatttttgtgtgtgtacgcATGCACTGCCTGCTGTGAATACTAAATGATtttcccatttctttttttctaaattaagTTAAACTCTTACAAAGTAACTCACAAACGGTGTAAAGTTCACTCGGCCACAAAAGGCTGCGTTCATGGACCTGTTTGATTTTACCACCTTGTCACAtgctggatttttctagctctttcttccttttttatatGAAGAATTTAATTtagaaatgtttgtgtgtgtgttcttcctCAGACATCACGGATAGAGTTTGACCTGCCAGAGTACTCTGTTCGGCGGCGCTATCAGGACTTTGACTGGCTGAGGACCAAGCTGGAGGACAGCCAGCCGACCCACCTCATCCCAGTAGGTTACACGAGCTTTGTTGCAACCAGCTGTGCCGCTTGCCAATTAGAAACCTCTAACGCTCTCTTTTGCACTCCCTTCTCGTCCCCGCTCTGCCGTCGTCCTCCCATCTCCAGCCGTTGCCGGAGAAGTTTGTGATGAAGGGCGTGGTCGATCGTTTTTCCGAGGAGTTTGTGGAGACGAGGATGAAGGCCCTGGACAAGTTCCTCAAACGAATTGCAGACCACCCCGTCCTCTCCTTCAACCCTCATCTAAATGCTTTCCTGTCTGCCAAGGTGAGACGGCTGCAGTAACCCATGAAGAAAAGCAGTCCCACTAATATGAATATAGgtcaaaaagaaaggaaaatcatGAGTGCTGTTGCATGATAAACAAAAATTCAAAAAGCTTAACCTCAGCTGTAAGCtttcagaaaaatataaaaccacAAAATACAGACCTCttatttccttgtttaaaatgtctttaagCAAAGTCTCTATTGCTCTCTTTAAGATGAAAGACCCTCAAGTGGTCTTAGTCGCGACCAATACTCGATCTCCACTGAGAAGAGGAGAGAAGACACGATTACCATCATATTTTCTTTACTGTCTAACCTTTTTAAACTTATGTGGCTGCCTATTTATATCAATATCATGCTGTTGCTCGCAGGACCTCAACAAACGTCAGGGTCTGGCCCTGCTGACCAAAGTGGGTGAGTCTGTGAAGAGCGTGGCTGGAGGCTACAAGCTGCGAGTGCGACCTCCTGAGTTCTGCGCCCTGGGAGAATACCTGGACACCTTTAACCAGAAACTGGGAACCATCGACCGGATCGCTCAGAGGATCCTCAAAGAGCAGTCAGGTAAGGGGCTGAAGAAATATATTTAAGCATGATAATTCTTCCTTCTTCATCTATTTTATGGAGAGAATCTGAGGTGTTTGTAGGCTAGCCAGGGAGAAATAACCTATTCGGAGTGTCCTGGGTGGCCCGTGGTCTTCTCTTAGGCGGACATGCCTGAAATACCTCATGTAGGAGGCGTAGGAGGCTCATGTCATCATCAAAAGCCCATGACACCTTTGTTGTTACGTATGGTGAACagtttatctatttttttccattctaAATTAAACCCGCAAAAAGAGAAATAATTATGCtgaatcataaaaaaaaaaaaaaaagaagtgaaaaaccAAAAGAGAAGCTTTCGTTTGTATcggatgtttttattttaccaaaTGTATTAAACTTCATGCTGACTCTTAGATGTATAAAGCACTATGTCTGATAAAGAGTTAAATTCTCTAGAATTGCTTACCCATTCGTGTATTTTAGGCACATGCAGGAAGCAGCCAAATTCATATGGTGCTGTGCTCTTTGCAGCGTAGCCTCAGTGACTATAGAGGAGCTATTTGTGCTTGTGGTTACAGATGAACTGCATCGAGGCTACTTCTTCCAAATGTCTATTTTAGGCACCAGCAAGCAACGAGTGCATATAGTGCATTGGTGCTTGCTCTTTATATTATGTTTCTTGACCATTTTGCTGGGAGCATTTTGTAGAATCGGCTGTTTGAATTTCATGTGTGATCATCGAGTCTGTACCGGGTACACAAGCAATGAGTTTTAGGATGAGTTGATATGCAGTATTGACTGTggagtgtgtttgtttgaagagGAACCCACAGACCTTTGGGCCTTGTGGTTGATAACTGCAGGCCTAACTCATGCATGAAAAGTGACTGTGTAAATAACTGCCACCAGCCACGTGAAGTGCTGCTCAGCACCATCTGTTCAAGTTGTAGACCAGTGGCTGTCCGCGGCGGCCTTGTTAGAGGAGATAAGATGGAAATTCTGGTGACTGTAAATAATAAAGACCTGTGAGGGGATGGAgtgtaaaacaacaaaacaaaaaaaattatgctTGTGgttttgctgtgatttatttccCAGGCAGCAACATGTCATCTAGTACTCTGCAATAACTCTGATTTTAAGAAGTCAGATCTGACCTAACCAACTCTTTCACCCCATCTCTTAACTAGAGTACCTAACTGAGCTACGCGAGTATGGTACAGTCTATGCCAGTTGGGCGGGGTCAGAGGAGGAGCTGCAGCGTCCTCTGGAGGGCATGGCTGGCTGTGTGACGACGTGCTGCGGCGCGCTGGAGGACATGAGTGAGAACATGAGCCAGGACTTCCTACCCGTGCTCAGAGAATACATTCTCTACATCGAGTCAATGAAGGTAGGGAGTTGGTGGCGCTAAAAACGTGTAACGTCTGTTTGATGTGTCAAGAAAAGGGAACAAAATAAAGTGTTCTAATTTCTGCTAATTAGTCCCTGGGTGTAGGTTAAACAAAAAATTTAGCGTTAATTGTTTAgaattttctgacattttacaCTAACTCATAGTAATTAATGTGCTGATTATAATGTTCATGGCCAGATGAGGCCTGTTCTCTTGTTATTTGATGACAGATAAAAGATGAGTATGAAGTCCAAAGAGAGATGCAAGTGAAAAAAGCGATTGTTAGGCTGAAAAGACAAAGCGAGAGAGTTGCTTGACTTGCTTGAAAAGAATGAAAGCCTTGGCCAGCTCATCAAAACCAAAAGACCCGAAAGAGCACAGAAAACAACTAAAGTCaatgatgacagaattatttccatggtcAAGAAAACCCCCATCACAACATCTAACCAAGCCGAGAACACTTTTGAGATGGTGCGTACATCACTGTCAAGGTctaaaatcaagagatgtcttCATGAGTGTAAATACAGAGGGTTTACAACAAGacgcaaaccactggttacactctGGAGCACGAGGACCAGATTAGTATTGGCCAAAAAAACTCCATCTAACAGAGCCGACAAAAATTCTTTGGATAGATGAACCTTTTACCAGAATGATGGAACGATGGGAAGAGAACCAAAAACAGCTCCTGACCTGGATCCTTACAACaacatctgtcaaacatggcaGAAGTGATGTTATGGCTGCCTGTGAAACCAGGGCACTAATGTTTATTGATGAtctgactgctgatagaagagCAGGGTGAACTGGGAGTCATACAGGGCCGTACACTCAGCAAAATGGGGCAAAACTGAGCAGACAGTGTTTAACGGTGCAAACTGATAATGACGCAAAGCAAAACAACCCAGGAGTTTCTCAGGGTAAAGAAAgggaatatttttaaaagtcaaCCTGACCCCAGAGCATGCTTTTCAGCTACTGAAGGCAGAAAGACCCACTGGAGGATAAAATAAAGGCCTGGAaggaaaacacagcttttcGGGATGTCAGTGGGTTCTACACTTTGGGTGTTCATTGACTGCAAAAGGGTTTCATAACAATCCTCATAAAATGATGTTAGCTTGTCCAGTTAGTTTTGAGCCTGTGGAAATGTGGGGTCTGTGGATAAACATAGCAATAATTCCTCAACAGTTATTTTGTTAAACCAGAATTAAAGCAGAACATCTACACTTCAACCACATCTCGGCTCTGCAGGCAGAGAGAGGCAAAACTATCAAGGataaaaaagtgacaaaaaagcaaaatgttatgtgaaattaaaatattttgccTGTTTCTTTCCAAattcaaaagaaacaaaaagatgtCTGGTTTAGTGAGCTAAAATTAGCAGAGGAAAGTTCTACTGAAGTTTTCCACTGTAAACACATTTATAGGTTTTGGATGGAAAAGAGTGGAAAAGGCAGTTCAGCTCGGTTCGCAGGCACAAGCTTGAAAATGTGTAATGTTTAACCATGGATtagattcatttatttatagCGGAGAACATAAGGAAACTACACGGGGGCAGAAATTTACCCAGAACAGCGTAAAGTGCGAGTCCTTCAGCCTGCACACAGTCGAGCACCGACTGGTTTCGTCACCTTTGAACCTGAATAGAGGAAGTATGGTTTGAGATTCTGCATGTGTCATGTCCTGTCCTCGCCAAGCTCCTGATTCAGCATCTCTGtctcagtttaacagttttcgCATGTTGTCTTTCTTATAAAATACTTTGGACAGTGGACAGTGAGTGTCCACTGTGGTCTGCAAAATAAAACGTATGACCTTCTCTGTCTGTTTACAGAATGTTTTGAGGAAGCGAGACCAGAGCCAAGCGGAGTACGAAGGCCGTCTAGAAGCAGCCGTATTGCGCAAACAAGAGGACAGAACACCCGTGAGCCTTCCCCTTCCTTTCATCTGAATCTGCCGTTTCTGCATTTGTTACTTCTGGGAGTGTCTTTACTTTTCACTGGTATTCTTAGAATTGAAAACTTAATAAATTACAAGTTAAGAGATCATTCTTCAGATGACCAGAAAATTCTGACTAGATTTGTCGGATGGTAAAtgaagttatttatttttatcttctgCCTATACCAAGATCACAGGATTTATCACACACCCCATCCCCACCAACACTCCTTGTCCTGTAAAGTACTCCGGTATTATGTAAGCCTCCTGCAGCTGATGTTGTCTGTGTTATACCAGATACCAGCCGAGGTAGAGAAATGCCAGGACAAAATGGAGTGTTTCAACGCTGACCTGAAGGCAGACTGGGAGCGCTGGCAGAGCAACAAGAGACAAGACTTCAAGCAGCTTCTCACCGGCATGGCCGACAAAAACGTCACCTATTATGAAAAGGTACGCCTGTGTAATTTCTGTAAAAACACTCCAGCTTTTAGCCTCAGGCAACACACGAGCTGTTCTTAAAGGTCACCGGAGACACTCCCACTCATACCAGTGTTTCCAGTTTTATGGTGGCATAAAGACCGAAAACAGTGGAGCAGTTAGGGAGACGCTAAATGAAGTGCAGCAGtcgggggggaaaaaagggtcAACAGAtgacaagaagaaaaacactaaCCTCTCTCCAAAGTGATCCTATCTATTCATGCATACAGAGTTTGCACTtaatttaagatttaaaaaacaggttcattttttcagtttcttattatttgagtttaaaaaaaaaagtttatgtaGACTAGAGAAATATTATTTAATGATGCGAGCACAACTCAGTATTACTATAAATTAACTTGGTCGCCATCGTTGCACTGATTACACCAGTTGATCGCACAACTCTCGccttgtttttggttttctctACATGGAAGACGCACATGTTTAGGGTGAGCAGGCATGCAGTCAGATAGTCCACATAATTACCTCCTACCCCGTTTTCTTGACTACAACTGTAGATGCCATGAGGCCTAGGAAAGGTGTGAAGGGCTTCCTAACAATGATCTCAAGAAGATGGACTACAAATTCTCATCTTGTTTCTTTcatgtacttttattacaaaggctgtttatttgttcttctcATGATCTCATGATCTTGtgtatgtttatttttgcataAAAGTGTTAGACTTCTGTATTTAGTTTGTTAT from the Oreochromis niloticus isolate F11D_XX linkage group LG7, O_niloticus_UMD_NMBU, whole genome shotgun sequence genome contains:
- the snx30 gene encoding sorting nexin-30 isoform X1; amino-acid sequence: MSISAPRGLASSGQKPITEILHPLSAAEEPLSPGPDVTVSGGRDKEVGLTNGTPVETPSPASASVLFNRLHLDDDLDPDTRDPYADTETHDLFVTVDDPKKHVSTMETYITYRVSTKTSRIEFDLPEYSVRRRYQDFDWLRTKLEDSQPTHLIPPLPEKFVMKGVVDRFSEEFVETRMKALDKFLKRIADHPVLSFNPHLNAFLSAKDLNKRQGLALLTKVGESVKSVAGGYKLRVRPPEFCALGEYLDTFNQKLGTIDRIAQRILKEQSEYLTELREYGTVYASWAGSEEELQRPLEGMAGCVTTCCGALEDMSENMSQDFLPVLREYILYIESMKNVLRKRDQSQAEYEGRLEAAVLRKQEDRTPIPAEVEKCQDKMECFNADLKADWERWQSNKRQDFKQLLTGMADKNVTYYEKCQAAWESLITVLQDKQTEDKTSETN
- the snx30 gene encoding sorting nexin-30 isoform X2, which translates into the protein MSISAPRGLASSGQKPITEILHPLSAAEEPLSPGPDVTVSGGRDKEVGLTNGTPVETPSPASASVLFNRLHLDDDLDPDTRDPYADTETHDLFVTVDDPKKHVSTMETYITYRVSTKTSRIEFDLPEYSVRRRYQDFDWLRTKLEDSQPTHLIPPLPEKFVMKGVVDRFSEEFVETRMKALDKFLKRIADHPVLSFNPHLNAFLSAKDLNKRQGLALLTKVGESVKSVAGGYKLRVRPPEFCALGEYLDTFNQKLGTIDRIAQRILKEQSEYLTELREYGTVYASWAGSEEELQRPLEGMAGCVTTCCGALEDMSENMSQDFLPVLREYILYIESMKNVLRKRDQSQAEYEGRLEAAVLRKQEDRTPIPAEVEKCQDKMECFNADLKADWERWQSNKRQDFKQLLTGMADKNVTYYEKMP